TTAACGGATTGATTAAAAGCGAATGTGAAAATCAACCGGATCACTTCACATGGAAGAATACAGTTCCGGACAAAAGCAAAGCCTCTGTCTATATTCCGGCAAGCTCAGAAAAGGATGTAACAGAGAACGGCAAAGAAGAAACCTCAAGCAAAGGGTTAAATTCCCAGAAGATGGATGGCAAACAGGCTGTATTTGAAACAGATTCCGGAAATTACTCGCTCGAAACCAAAAGAGACTGGAAGCAGGGAATATTAACCGATGAATTTATTTTTGAACGGGCATCATTTCCCGAAAGTCATGCTTCGACTATTGCCGAGACTCCGAAAGGACTTGTTGCAGCCTGGTTTGGCGGGACAAAGGAAGGATTTCCCGATGTATGCATCCGGGTAAGCCGTTATGAAAACGGAAAATGGAGCGAACCGGTTAATGTCGCCAATGGCATTCAAAATGACACATTGCGGTACGCATGCTGGAATCCGGTTTTGTATCAGGTTCCCGGAGGAGATTTACTTTTGTTTTACAAAATCGGGCCTTATGTGGCAGGTTGGAAAGGTTGGATGATCAGTTCAAAAGATTACGGGATGACCTGGTCGAAACCGCAGGCTTTACCGGAAGGATTTCTCGGCCCTATCAAAAATAAACCTGTTTTGCTTAGCAATGGAAAATTATTATGCCCTTCAAGCACCGAAAAAGACGGCTGGAAAGTTCATTTCGAACTCACTCCAGACTTCGGAAAAGCCTGGGAATGGATTGGGCCAGTTAACGATGGGAAAACCATTAATGCTATCCAACCCAGTATTTTAGTATACAAAGACGGCTCACTGCAAGTATTATGCAGAAGCAAAAACAGGGCGATCATGGAATCGCGGTCAAAAGATAACGGATTACATTGGTCGCCCATGATACCGACATCTTTACCCAACAACAATTCGGGCATTGATGCTGTTACCCTGAAAAATGGCTGGCAATTATTGGTATACAATCACGTACTTCCGCCAAAAGGAGAAACAACAGGAGTCAGAACCCCTTTAAATGTTGCACTTTCAAAAGACGGGAAAGAATGGTATGCAGCTTTGATACTTGAAGATTCGCCAATCAGCCAGTATTCCTATCCTTCGGTGA
The Bacteroidota bacterium DNA segment above includes these coding regions:
- a CDS encoding sialidase family protein; the protein is MDGKQAVFETDSGNYSLETKRDWKQGILTDEFIFERASFPESHASTIAETPKGLVAAWFGGTKEGFPDVCIRVSRYENGKWSEPVNVANGIQNDTLRYACWNPVLYQVPGGDLLLFYKIGPYVAGWKGWMISSKDYGMTWSKPQALPEGFLGPIKNKPVLLSNGKLLCPSSTEKDGWKVHFELTPDFGKAWEWIGPVNDGKTINAIQPSILVYKDGSLQVLCRSKNRAIMESRSKDNGLHWSPMIPTSLPNNNSGIDAVTLKNGWQLLVYNHVLPPKGETTGVRTPLNVALSKDGKEWYAALILEDSPISQYSYPSVIQTSDGLVHIVYTWRRQRIKHVVINPEKLNLVKIKNGKWPEKSRKKQVW